Proteins from one Xanthobacter autotrophicus Py2 genomic window:
- a CDS encoding protein of unknown function DUF1173 (PFAM: protein of unknown function DUF1173~KEGG: ret:RHE_PD00156 hypothetical protein), whose protein sequence is MRQFRIAEGTFNEDTPELQSALAQAYERKQRPLCLCSEKPIAMYIARVDGDLLVKRMPLSGRDHAPSCPSYEPPYELSGLGPLIGNAIQIDAATGAAVLKLDFSLTKRGSRTASAAESEPSDTVRNETKKLSLRAVLHYLWEAGELTEWTSLWARKRGWGKVRASLMNAAKQMETRAGPLGDILFVPEVFHAEDKAAIAARRATALSGLQTAVGGGPRKLMLLVGEVKEFPEARTGRKVVIRHLPDFSLTLEDAAWRRLGKRYETELELWEANANAHLIAIATFGISSAGVSFIDEIALIVVTENWIPFESVDELRLLSRLAGMRRKSVKGLRFNLSREQPLVCVTLPEQRPSPVAMYIVPASAGEEYDRGLAEMIDARPEMASWIWRTADGEMPPLP, encoded by the coding sequence ATGCGGCAGTTCAGGATTGCCGAGGGGACTTTCAACGAGGACACGCCGGAGCTTCAATCCGCCCTCGCCCAAGCCTACGAGCGCAAACAGCGGCCCCTCTGCCTGTGCAGCGAAAAGCCCATCGCGATGTACATCGCACGGGTCGATGGGGACCTGCTGGTCAAGCGTATGCCCCTGTCGGGACGCGACCATGCGCCGTCCTGCCCCTCCTACGAACCACCCTACGAGCTTTCCGGCCTCGGGCCCCTCATCGGCAATGCAATCCAGATCGACGCTGCGACCGGCGCCGCGGTCCTCAAGCTGGATTTCTCGCTGACGAAGCGTGGCAGCCGCACGGCATCGGCAGCCGAGTCCGAGCCGTCCGACACGGTGCGCAACGAAACCAAGAAACTCTCGCTGCGCGCGGTGCTGCACTATCTGTGGGAGGCCGGTGAGCTGACGGAGTGGACGTCGCTCTGGGCCCGCAAGCGCGGTTGGGGCAAGGTCCGGGCGAGCCTCATGAACGCCGCGAAACAGATGGAGACCCGGGCAGGCCCGCTCGGTGACATCCTCTTCGTGCCGGAGGTGTTCCATGCCGAGGACAAGGCCGCGATCGCGGCGCGGCGCGCCACCGCGCTTTCGGGTCTCCAGACCGCCGTGGGCGGCGGACCACGAAAGCTCATGCTTCTGGTGGGAGAGGTCAAGGAATTCCCCGAGGCCCGCACCGGCCGGAAGGTTGTCATCAGGCACCTGCCGGATTTTTCGCTAACGCTGGAGGACGCCGCCTGGCGTCGCCTGGGCAAGCGCTACGAGACCGAGCTGGAGCTTTGGGAAGCAAACGCGAACGCCCACCTCATCGCCATCGCGACGTTCGGCATTTCCAGCGCGGGCGTCTCGTTTATCGACGAGATCGCCCTGATAGTGGTGACCGAAAACTGGATTCCCTTCGAGAGCGTCGATGAATTGCGCCTGCTCTCCCGCTTGGCGGGGATGCGGCGCAAGAGCGTGAAGGGATTGCGGTTCAATCTCAGCCGGGAGCAGCCGCTCGTGTGCGTCACGCTACCGGAGCAGCGGCCATCGCCCGTGGCGATGTACATCGTGCCGGCGAGCGCTGGCGAAGAGTACGACCGCGGGCTCGCGGAAATGATCGACGCGCGGCCCGAGATGGCGTCCTGGATCTGGCGGACGGCGGACGGCGAGATGCCGCCCTTGCCTTGA
- a CDS encoding hypothetical protein (KEGG: mxa:MXAN_4918 transposase, IS630 family): MAQRLCGRWCCCAAGAGGAGSSPVEERGGVARGDALAGGAGGGPAQLDHCPAAHRDRGPRRGADQPLAIVQGAAKKKFRWRRPRHTLKGRQKADEIDRVGLRLRLRQQQAAAGDIVLLYGDESEALTHPYLARAWAKSGADLRVPAPGQAKNVAMLGSLNHATRELIVQTSPTKRSSDFVAHLQQLDEAYGPKPGRAARPVVLVEDNGPIHTSKLSRAALAARAHWLTVEWLPKYAPELNDIEAVWRDLKAHHLAHQTFKDSDALDHAIHAAVHARNQQRRPHSLARRGISA; the protein is encoded by the coding sequence GTGGCGCAGCGACTATGCGGGCGGTGGTGTTGCTGCGCTGCGGGCGCGGGTGGCGCCGGGTCCAGCCCCGTTGAAGAGCGAGGCGGCGTTGCGCGTGGCGACGCCCTTGCTGGAGGCGCCGGTGGCGGACCGGCCCAACTGGACCATTGCCCGGCTGCGCACCGAGATCGAGGCCCGCGAAGGGGTGCGGATCAGCCGCTCGCAATTGTCCAAGGCGCTGCGAAAAAAAAGTTCCGCTGGCGGCGGCCTCGGCACACGCTGAAGGGACGCCAGAAGGCGGACGAGATCGATCGGGTCGGATTGCGCCTACGACTGCGCCAGCAGCAGGCCGCGGCAGGCGACATCGTGCTGCTGTATGGCGACGAGAGCGAGGCGCTGACCCATCCCTACCTCGCCCGTGCCTGGGCGAAGTCCGGCGCCGACCTGCGGGTGCCGGCGCCGGGTCAGGCCAAGAATGTGGCGATGCTCGGCTCGCTCAACCATGCCACCCGGGAGCTGATCGTCCAGACCAGCCCGACCAAGCGCAGCAGCGATTTCGTCGCCCACCTCCAGCAACTCGATGAGGCGTACGGCCCCAAGCCGGGCCGCGCCGCCAGGCCCGTCGTGCTGGTCGAGGACAACGGACCGATCCACACCAGCAAGCTCTCCCGCGCCGCCCTGGCCGCCCGCGCCCACTGGCTCACCGTTGAATGGCTGCCGAAATACGCGCCCGAGCTCAACGACATCGAAGCGGTCTGGCGCGACCTCAAGGCGCACCATCTCGCCCACCAGACTTTCAAGGATAGCGACGCGCTCGACCACGCCATCCATGCCGCCGTCCACGCCCGCAACCAGCAGCGCAGGCCGCATTCGTTGGCCAGACGGGGAATCTCTGCTTAG
- a CDS encoding conserved hypothetical protein (KEGG: ret:RHE_PA00113 hypothetical protein), with the protein MTLEHHIEELRAELRNAVDAGERHQIEAELEAARAQLARRIAEEELP; encoded by the coding sequence ATGACGCTGGAACACCACATCGAGGAACTGCGCGCCGAGCTGCGGAACGCCGTCGATGCCGGCGAGCGCCACCAGATCGAAGCCGAGCTTGAGGCGGCCCGCGCCCAACTCGCCCGCCGGATCGCCGAGGAGGAGCTGCCGTGA
- a CDS encoding hypothetical protein (KEGG: mes:Meso_4330 hypothetical protein), translated as MAGSDPVTGDATAMTTNQLLSPNKAGRGLGSGSATCRSLPLPLALPFSILEHIGRGTFYCVWYLAFYVLCMFRPFTGLMMLASIVMVPVSIVVYAHPDAARGMPFWSFGLMSIGLVACALAYTIFLDWFTPPGTADPFERYRKGR; from the coding sequence ATGGCGGGCTCCGATCCGGTGACCGGCGACGCGACGGCGATGACGACCAATCAGCTTCTATCTCCGAACAAGGCGGGCAGGGGTCTGGGCAGCGGATCGGCAACCTGCCGGTCGCTGCCGCTTCCGCTCGCGCTGCCCTTCAGCATCCTTGAGCACATCGGGCGCGGCACCTTCTATTGCGTGTGGTATCTCGCCTTCTATGTCCTGTGCATGTTTCGGCCGTTCACAGGGCTCATGATGCTGGCCTCGATCGTCATGGTCCCGGTTTCGATCGTGGTCTATGCCCATCCCGATGCCGCCCGTGGAATGCCGTTCTGGAGCTTCGGCCTGATGTCGATCGGCCTTGTTGCATGCGCGCTCGCCTATACGATCTTCCTCGACTGGTTCACGCCGCCCGGCACCGCGGACCCGTTCGAGCGATATCGGAAAGGCAGGTAG
- a CDS encoding addiction module toxin, RelE/StbE family (TIGRFAM: addiction module toxin, RelE/StbE family~PFAM: plasmid stabilization system~KEGG: ajs:Ajs_2238 addiction module toxin, RelE/StbE family) — protein sequence MRRLEWREDARADLLAIVDFISDDNPDAAQRLKDDIEEKASKLPEHPKLYRLGRVDGTREMVVRSNYIVVYAEDIHVVSILRVLHAAQQWPPVRED from the coding sequence GTGCGAAGGCTTGAGTGGCGCGAGGACGCACGCGCCGATCTGCTGGCGATTGTCGATTTCATTTCCGACGACAACCCCGATGCCGCCCAACGGCTGAAGGACGACATAGAAGAAAAGGCGTCAAAGTTGCCTGAGCATCCGAAGCTCTATCGTCTCGGCCGTGTCGATGGCACGCGGGAAATGGTCGTGCGTTCGAACTACATCGTCGTGTACGCAGAAGATATCCACGTCGTTTCCATCTTGCGCGTCCTGCATGCGGCCCAGCAGTGGCCGCCAGTGCGGGAGGACTAG
- a CDS encoding addiction module antitoxin, RelB/DinJ family (TIGRFAM: addiction module antitoxin, RelB/DinJ family~PFAM: RelB antitoxin~KEGG: ajs:Ajs_2239 addiction module antitoxin, RelB/DinJ family) gives MATQTSMLHIRIDDKLKADATEKLASVGLTVSDAVRILLTRVVKEGALPAGLTADPEAHDAWFRAKVREALADSRPAVPHQQVMDEAQALIDRKRRAKA, from the coding sequence ATGGCCACTCAAACCTCGATGCTGCACATCCGCATAGACGACAAGCTGAAGGCCGACGCGACCGAGAAGCTGGCCAGCGTTGGCCTGACGGTTTCCGATGCCGTCCGGATTCTGCTCACGCGCGTCGTAAAAGAGGGCGCGTTGCCGGCGGGCCTGACTGCGGACCCGGAAGCCCATGACGCATGGTTTCGAGCCAAGGTGCGCGAGGCCCTGGCCGACAGCCGGCCGGCGGTGCCGCACCAGCAGGTGATGGATGAGGCACAGGCGCTGATCGACAGGAAGCGCCGTGCGAAGGCTTGA
- a CDS encoding Ti-type conjugative transfer system TraG (TIGRFAM: Ti-type conjugative transfer system TraG~PFAM: TRAG family protein~KEGG: sme:SMa0929 TraG conjugal transfer protein) — translation MKGRLNPTLLHVLVPIAVTAMTVFVSGWRWQNLAVGMSSKIAYWFLRGAPLPALLLGPLAGLLTVWALPLHQRRPIAMVTLLCFLGVAGFYALREYGRLGPFVESGTIPWDRALSYLDAFAVVGAIVGFLIVAVAARISVVVPDPVKRAKRAAFGDADWLSLSAAGRLFPADGEIVIGERYRVDREIIHELPFDPMDRSTWGQGGHAPLLTYKQDFDSTHMLFFAGSGGFKTTSNVVPTALRYSGPLICLDPSTEVAPMVREHRMRALGREVMVLDPTNPVAGFNVLDGIEGSRQKEEDIVGIAHMLLSESLRFESSTGAYFQNQAHNFLTGLLAHVMLSPEYAGRRNLRSLRQIVSEPEPSVLAMLRDIHEHSESTFIRETLGVFTNMTEQTFSGVFSTASKDTQWLSLDNYAALVCGNAFRSRDIVSGKKDVFLNIPASILRSYPGIGRVIIGSLINAMVQADGAFARRALFMLDEVDLLGYMRVLEEARDRGRKYGITLMMMYQSVGQLEQHFGKAGATSWIDGCAFASYAAIKALETARNVSAQCGEMTVEVQGQSRNVGWSSSSNGDRRSESVSFQRRPLIMPHEITQSMRRDEQIIIVQGHSPIRCGRAIYFRRKDMNAEAKANRFVKV, via the coding sequence ATGAAGGGGCGTCTGAACCCGACGCTGCTCCATGTTCTCGTGCCGATCGCCGTCACGGCCATGACGGTCTTCGTCAGCGGCTGGCGATGGCAGAATCTCGCCGTGGGCATGTCCAGCAAGATCGCCTATTGGTTTCTGCGCGGGGCGCCGCTGCCTGCCCTTCTGCTGGGTCCCCTCGCCGGGCTCCTGACCGTCTGGGCGCTGCCGCTGCACCAGCGCCGGCCGATCGCCATGGTGACGCTCCTGTGCTTTCTCGGCGTGGCCGGCTTCTACGCCTTGCGCGAATATGGCCGCCTCGGACCGTTCGTCGAGAGCGGAACCATCCCATGGGACCGGGCGCTGTCGTACCTCGATGCTTTCGCCGTCGTCGGTGCCATCGTTGGATTTCTGATCGTGGCCGTGGCGGCCCGCATCTCCGTTGTCGTTCCCGATCCGGTCAAGCGCGCGAAGCGGGCGGCTTTCGGCGATGCGGACTGGTTGTCCCTGTCGGCGGCCGGGAGGCTGTTCCCGGCGGACGGGGAGATCGTGATCGGCGAGCGCTATCGCGTCGATCGGGAGATCATCCACGAGCTGCCGTTCGATCCCATGGACCGGTCCACCTGGGGCCAGGGCGGACATGCTCCGCTTCTGACCTACAAGCAGGATTTCGATTCCACCCATATGCTGTTTTTCGCCGGCTCCGGCGGCTTCAAGACGACGAGCAATGTTGTCCCCACGGCCCTGCGCTATTCCGGTCCGCTGATCTGCCTCGATCCCTCGACCGAGGTCGCGCCGATGGTGCGCGAGCATCGCATGCGCGCGCTCGGCCGGGAGGTCATGGTGCTCGATCCCACCAATCCGGTCGCCGGCTTCAACGTGCTCGACGGCATCGAGGGATCGCGGCAGAAGGAAGAGGACATCGTCGGCATCGCGCACATGCTGCTCTCCGAGAGCCTGCGCTTCGAATCCTCGACCGGCGCCTATTTCCAGAACCAGGCGCACAACTTTCTGACCGGGCTTCTGGCGCACGTGATGCTCTCGCCCGAATATGCCGGCCGGCGCAATCTGCGCAGCCTGCGCCAGATCGTGTCCGAGCCGGAGCCATCCGTGCTCGCCATGCTCCGCGATATTCACGAGCACTCCGAGTCCACGTTCATCCGCGAGACGCTCGGCGTGTTCACGAACATGACCGAGCAGACGTTCAGCGGCGTCTTTTCCACCGCCTCGAAGGACACGCAGTGGCTCTCGCTCGACAATTACGCCGCCCTCGTCTGCGGCAATGCCTTCAGGTCGCGCGACATCGTCTCCGGCAAGAAGGACGTCTTCCTCAATATCCCGGCGTCGATCCTGAGGTCCTATCCCGGCATCGGCCGGGTCATTATCGGCTCGCTCATCAACGCCATGGTGCAGGCCGATGGCGCCTTCGCGCGCCGCGCCCTCTTCATGCTCGATGAGGTGGACCTGCTCGGCTACATGCGGGTCCTGGAAGAGGCCCGCGATCGCGGCCGCAAGTACGGCATCACGCTGATGATGATGTACCAATCGGTCGGTCAGCTGGAGCAGCATTTCGGCAAGGCCGGAGCGACATCGTGGATCGATGGCTGCGCCTTCGCCTCCTACGCCGCGATCAAGGCGCTGGAGACCGCGCGTAACGTCTCGGCGCAGTGCGGCGAGATGACGGTCGAGGTTCAGGGCCAGTCGCGCAATGTGGGCTGGAGCAGCTCGAGCAATGGCGACCGGCGCTCGGAAAGCGTCAGCTTCCAGCGCCGGCCGCTCATCATGCCGCATGAGATCACCCAGTCGATGCGCAGGGACGAGCAGATCATCATCGTGCAGGGGCACAGTCCGATCCGCTGCGGGCGGGCGATCTATTTCCGGCGCAAGGACATGAATGCGGAGGCCAAGGCCAACCGCTTCGTCAAGGTGTGA
- a CDS encoding Conjugal transfer TraD family protein (PFAM: Conjugal transfer TraD family protein~KEGG: ret:RHE_PD00168 conjugal transfer protein D) has product MMTEARRRDARQTFLLGGLVVRAGLGEADRAFLLGALIEARRIAPGSDEHERLKAIGQDAFRQRPADDMPEPDPEHGEEP; this is encoded by the coding sequence ATGATGACCGAGGCACGCAGACGCGACGCGCGCCAGACATTCCTGCTGGGCGGACTGGTCGTGCGCGCCGGACTGGGGGAGGCTGATCGGGCCTTTCTGCTCGGCGCGCTGATCGAGGCGCGCCGCATCGCGCCCGGCTCCGACGAGCACGAGCGGCTGAAGGCGATTGGACAAGACGCCTTCAGGCAACGCCCTGCCGACGACATGCCAGAGCCCGATCCGGAACATGGAGAAGAACCATGA
- a CDS encoding TraC family protein (PFAM: TraC family protein~KEGG: mes:Meso_4333 putative TraC conjugal transfer protein) — protein sequence MRVKSSLSEIDAQIEKLRERRKFLVVKAGERFARAAAKAGLVELEIPDEELDAICEEIAARFRKGAKAKGTAGSSAP from the coding sequence ATGCGCGTAAAGTCGTCACTTTCCGAGATCGACGCCCAGATCGAGAAGCTGCGTGAACGTCGCAAATTTCTGGTCGTTAAAGCGGGTGAGCGCTTCGCGCGGGCCGCCGCCAAGGCCGGCCTGGTGGAGCTGGAGATCCCGGACGAGGAACTCGACGCCATCTGCGAGGAGATCGCCGCGCGATTTCGCAAAGGGGCCAAGGCCAAAGGGACCGCCGGTTCATCGGCTCCTTAG